The following coding sequences are from one Cercospora beticola chromosome 4, complete sequence window:
- a CDS encoding uncharacterized protein (BUSCO:EOG092624RX), which yields MLATQKLLGASAPLVRQSAGLNRAQWRSVQRQWQRQLSLQSSRPRIAQHARNAQQRYQSTGEQAKEAADTAKAQAVKAGVATANTGSRFVAYVYGTGLVLLLSFGYSYATDTRASIHQFAVTPLVRLLFPDAEDAHHAGVRYIKAMHDFGLAPRERGNADKALGDLKVEVFGHILDNPLGTSAGIDKDAEIPDALFALGPAIVEVGGATPLAQEGNPKPRVFRIPSQNALINRYGLNSQGAEHMAIQLRERVRQFAYENGLGLEAESEQRILDGEAGVPPGSLVDGKLLAVQVAKNKTTPDNDIAAVAADYVFCVEHLAKYADILVVNVSSPNTPGLRDLQATKPLTAILSSVVDAAKSVDRKTKPAVMVKVSPDEDSDAQIEGICTAVWSSGVDGVIVGNTTKKRPEPIPKGYVMPADDVRTLTEVGGYSGPQIFERTLNLVKRYRSKLDQGPYDNQPADTQKAVQSPLDPLERGLIGDSTPENAQQHASQESIARDQQRLKPLTSEAEADSKRPLIELPERHTSEQPEAAKHVGKAAGPVATQPTDAAAPQNATQIGKASSPREAAEGAVQKVISVGESSTEAAKSELQSAASQAKDQAEQVTEKARASAEQFKAKAESAKDQAQSAAAQAKSQIDSATSDTKAKASELANKASSTAQSVATAAKDQFNHITSDPYAEVSAPKVDAPPVKDKVIFATGGITNGEQCLQILNAGASVCQVYTAMMYGGVGTITRMKTEMRAELRGKGKKE from the coding sequence ATGCTGGCCACGCAGAAGCTGTTGGGCGCTTCTGCACCGCTCGTGCGGCAGTCTGCAGGCCTCAATCGCGCCCAATGGCGAAGCGTGCAGCGTCAATGGCAGCGCCAACTTTCGCTGCAATCCAGCCGACCTCGAATCGCCCAACATGCCCGAAATGCGCAACAACGATACCAATCGACTGGTGAACAGGCAAAAGAGGCAGCAGACACAGCGAAAGCGCAGGCTGTCAAGGCGGGAGTAGCCACCGCCAATACAGGCTCTCGTTTCGTCGCATATGTCTACGGAACTGGTCTTGTCCTCTTGCTGAGCTTCGGCTACTCGTATGCCACGGATACACGCGCCAGCATCCACCAATTCGCTGTGACTCCTCTCGTTCGCCTACTGTTCCCGGACGCCGAAGACGCGCATCATGCTGGAGTCCGATACATTAAGGCAATGCACGACTTTGGCTTAGCTCCACGAGAACGCGGAAATGCGGATAAAGCGCTGGGAGATTTGAAGGTCGAGGTCTTTGGGCACATCTTAGACAATCCGCTGGGGACATCAGCAGGAATTGACAAGGATGCTGAGATTCCTGACGCGTTGTTTGCGTTGGGGCCTGCGATTGTGGAAGTGGGAGGCGCGACACCTTTGGCGCAAGAGGGGAACCCTAAGCCCAGAGTCTTTCGAATACCCAGTCAGAATGCCTTGATCAACCGATACGGCCTCAATTCGCAAGGAGCGGAGCATATGGCAATACAGTTGCGGGAACGAGTACGACAGTTTGCATATGAGAACGGGCTAGGGCTTGAAGCAGAATCAGAGCAGAGGATACTGGATGGCGAAGCTGGCGTGCCTCCGGGAAGTCTGGTGGATGGCAAGTTACTGGCAGTACAAGTGGCCAAGAACAAGACGACACCAGATAACGATATCGCGGCTGTTGCAGCGGACTACGTCTTCTGCGTAGAGCATCTGGCCAAATACGCCGACATCCTGGTCGTGAATGTATCGTCGCCCAACACACCTGGCCTGCGCGATTTACAAGCAACAAAGCCGCTGACAGCTATTCTTTCGTCTGTCGTAGATGCAGCCAAGTCTGTGGACCGAAAGACGAAACCCGCAGTCATGGTCAAGGTGTCGCCAGATGAGGACTCGGATGCGCAGATAGAAGGAATCTGCACTGCAGTCTGGTCATCAGGCGTCGATGGAGTCATTGTTGGAAACACGACCAAGAAGCGACCTGAACCAATACCGAAGGGATACGTCATGCCCGCAGACGATGTGCGAACACTCACTGAAGTCGGAGGATACTCTGGGCCTCAAATATTTGAGAGAACACTAAACCTCGTCAAGCGTTATCGATCGAAGCTCGATCAAGGACCGTACGACAATCAGCCTGCAGACACACAGAAGGCAGTCCAGAGCCCCCTCGATCCACTTGAACGTGGTCTAATAGGCGATTCGACACCTGAAAATGCCCAACAGCATGCATCACAAGAGAGCATCGCCCGCGATCAGCAACGACTAAAGCCGTTGACgagcgaagcagaagccgaCAGCAAGCGACCACTGATTGAACTTCCCGAGCGACACACTTCCGAGCAGCCTGAGGCGGCGAAGCACGTCGGAAAAGCTGCTGGTCCAGTTGCGACACAACCCACCGATGCTGCTGCCCCACAGAATGCGACGCAAATAGGCAAGGCTAGCTCACCCAGAGAAGCCGCGGAAGGAGCAGTTCAGAAGGTGATTTCCGTCGGTGAATCCAGCACCGAAGCCGCCAAGTCAGAACTGCAATCCGCAGCATCCCAGGCCAAAGACCAAGCAGAGCAAGTGACGGAGAAGGCAAGAGCCAGTGCCGAACAATTCAAAGCCAAAGCAGAATCCGCTAAAGACCAAGCCCAATCCGCCGCAGCTCAAGCGAAATCTCAAATCGACTCGGCGACATCTGACACCAAAGCCAAAGCATCCGAACTCGCCAACAAGGCATCCTCTACCGCCCAATCAGTCGCTACAGCAGCCAAAGACCAATTCAACCACATCACAAGTGATCCATATGCCGAAGTCTCAGCGCCTAAGGTCGACGCTCCACCTGTCAAAGACAAGGTTATCTTTGCGACGGGAGGCATCACGAATGGCGAGCAGTGTTTGCAAATCTTGAATGCGGGTGCCAGCGTGTGTCAGGTGTATACTGCTATGATGTATGGTGGTGTTGGGACGAttacgaggatgaagacggaGATGAGGGCGGAGTTGAGAGGGAAGGGGAAGAAGGAGTAG